In the genome of Felis catus isolate Fca126 chromosome E1, F.catus_Fca126_mat1.0, whole genome shotgun sequence, the window CTCAGAGACGCCTCTGTCCTCTGAGTAATTCTGGGGAGAGTGTGCTACAGCTGACACGGGCATTTTTCTAGATGCCAAGTGTCCATTCACATATTGTCCTGAtccttagcaaaaaaaaaaaaaaaaaaaaaaagaatgtaatttctttttttttttaattttttttttttcaacgtttatttattttggggacagagagagacagagcatgaacgggggaggggcagagagagagggagacacagaatcggaaacaggctccaggctctgagccatcagcccagagcctgacgcggggctcgaaccaatggaccgcgagatcgtgacctgagctgaagtcggacgcttaaccgactgcgccacccaggcgccccccttttttttttttttttttttagaagaatgtAATTTCTAAATATTCCATGAAGAGGAGAAGCAGGGAGTTAGGGGAGGAAGGTTGGTTTCCTCAGTGGGTGCTGGTCTCATAGCCAGAACTCTCCATCATACAGAACGAATATGTTGAATCTTAGATCTGCTTAGTTAGACATTGTTTTTTGAAATTCAGAGATAGAAATAAGGAGCCAGAAATACTGGCCAGTTCCCTCTGGTGGGAGAAAGATCAATAGTTCAAACCCCTTAGCCTGGCTGAAGTAAAGTTTGAGGCGAGAATGGATAAAGGAGCATAGGGTGTCTTTTAGAAGGCTCTACCCCTGCTCTGAGTGGAATGAAAACGGATTTGTGATGCTCTCTTCACTGTCCGCTCTTTCCGTCCTCTGAccttgtttctctctgtttctttcctcctgttgCTGATGAGGAGGGGGTAAGAGAGAGCTTGGCCTGTGATTGAAAGTAGGAAGAgggaaataaatgtttctcctCTTGCCTCTCCCTCTAACCTTAACCCGGGCCTGAATGTGGTCTCGGTAAGCCATGGTTTTAAAGTACCTGATAAGTCTTATTTGGAGAGCCGCACTTCCCAACTGCAAAGGGCTTCCCGAGACTCTTCCAGTATAGCTAGTGTTGCGGTTTGAAGAAAAGGGTCTGTTCTGAATGCAGAGGTGTttggagggacagggaggacTAGAGAAGATTGGGGGAGCTTGTTTGGTCACCTGAGTTGACATTAAAGGCCAGGGAGGGTCATCACCCTCGTAGGTTCAGAAACCTAGTTTGTCAGAACTGAGTGGATCCTTTTCTCAGGGTCTCAGAACGACTAACGCATGAGAACCCCAAGTGCTGATATATTAAGTTGTATTGAAATACAGAATTAACTAATGACACCGGGTATTCCTGTTTGCTGACTAGAGTGTTCTTTCCTTGGGGACCCCTCTACGTGGGAAACCAGCGCTTACTCAGTACGCCAACACGCGGTAGAAATGTCCATTTGCTTAAGTGATTGGACTCTCATGTCCATTGATGAGCATATTCTGTCCCCACGGAGGCCTGGCTACTAGAACATTGCTTGGAGTACACGGATTCAGGATCAGGTGGTTAGTTGGAGAACCTTAGTGGCTCGTGTCGTCAAACCAGCCCCGGCTGACACCGCTGTCTCCACTGTAGAGACGGGGCTGACTAGATGTGCCCTGGAATTATTGCCACCGGTATAACACGGGAGAATTTCTGCCAAACAGGCCTCTTTGGCCTCCCGCTCAGTGAATATCATacctatcatttccttttttgtgaacTGATTTCCTTCAAGCTGATAACAGGACAGGCCACGTAGTTAATAATCTTAACCGGGTGCTTTCTTGCAAGTATCTTTCGTCGGACTCAGGGAAATTACTAGTAGTCTCTTGGATTGTTTCTATACAAGGTGGGCCTTCTCTGTTATGTTTCAGCGTTTCCTCATTTTAATCTCAGGGGTAACCTCAGTTTCAGTTTTGGAGTTACGGAGTTTGACTGTTAGCCCCATAAGCTGTCCAATATGGCCGTGTGACATCCATCAGAACCTGAGATAGCTCCTAAATTCAGAGGGTACACAGTGACCTGGGCTGTTGTCAGGAGGAGAGCTAGTTTGTTCCCCAGTGACATTAGAGCTGCAGCCATTTTCTCTGGTAAATAATTGATCCGTGCTCTCCGAAGGGGTCTCATTACAATGAGCAGGAGTATAGAGGGCGCGAGATTTGGTTACAGTGACAGGAAGCGTACAGAAGGCCGACAGACAGTGTCTGGCCGCAAGCGCCCTCTGTGCCCCGGGAGGCGGTGGGAGGTGACGCTCTGATGGCAGAGTGCTGGGTCTCAGGGGGCTTCAGCTCCTCAGAGCCGGCCCCTTTCCTTGCGCAGCTGGGAAGAATCCATTCCAGATTTGGTCTTTTGGGATTTTTGTATGAGTGAACCTTGAGGGTTCGTACATTTGAAGCGCCAGATGCACTCACGGGGTTTGAAGGGTGACCATGGCATAAGCCCCAGGGAGTGGAGAACTTTTTACTACCGTGGTCcctggaggtgaggggcagaTATTTATTGATCCTCAttaatctttttctctcttctttccatgTCCTTGCCTTGGAGCAGTTATTACGGTAAGAATTTCTGAGGGGGGAGTGGAATTGCAGATGATTGAtaaggaaagaggaaattaaaatatcagtACACTGGCGGTTCCTGGGTATTCCTCTCTGTCAGGAGACATGGTGCTGTTGAGGCTTAATCCTTTTGCTCCTAATGAGGAATTTGTTAATTGGCAAAGTGGCCTCTTGCTGTAAGCTGCATTGGCATGTGGCTTTGTAGGTCCGGCAGTGAGGACCACGGGTCTCACGTGTACAGGATGACCTGAGGCTCTCTCCCGCCCTCCCCATGTCATGCCTTCTCAGGGTTTACGAAACCTCAGTTCAGCTGACTGATCGTGGCTTTCCCACGTGCACACCTGTGGACCCCAGGCGGCACTGCCTGTGGGCAAAATTGTGAAGGCAACGGGCTGTCTTTTCCACGCCCACCCCCCCGTCATCACCCCTTCTCTTCACCCTGGGACACCACACCCGGGTGTCCGTCCCTGCTGCTCAGTGGAGGCGGCTTCTGCCCACCTCATGCCCGCTGAGGAGTTCGGGGTTAATGCGTGCCTCCTCCAAGTAGCACCATGTTTTAAACAGCATCAAGGGAGGAAGCACCAAGGGTTCATTTGCTGAGAAGAGAACTTCAGGCCTCGGCAAAAGTCTGGCTGACGGATGGGGTGCCGGTGAACATTTGGTTGGTTAGGAATATTCCTTCTCACATTAACCGTTGGCACCCTGTGCTTAAAGCAGGATGACCGAGTTGTTAATTACGTGGATTTTGAAGTCACACCAATGTGGTTTTAAGGCCCAGCTCTGTCGGTGTCCccgtggccttggacaagtcacccCCCCGCTTTGAACTTCactttcctcgtctgtaaaatgagggtgataGTACTACAGCCCTTGCAGACTGGGATAAGGAGTGAACAAGATAACACGCCCCTAGCGTGTTGTGGGCGCCTCGTCAAGTTGGCTGTTACTGTAAGACAAGCTGGAGTCTCTGAACCGCCCGCGAGCAGTAATGGGAGATAGTTACTCTCCACCTTTGAGGCTGGTGACCGTAAGGTGTTTTCCCCCTTCCAGAATGAATACATGAAAGAAGACTTTCTGATTAAAATTGAAACCTGGCACAAACCAGATCTTGGCACCCAGGAGAATGTAAGTAGCACTTCCCAAGAGCCCAAGGACCTGCAGGCTGCAGAGTGGCGTTTGAGGTTCTGCCCAGAGCTTCTCCTTCGCTGCCTTCCCCGTGGTCCCATTTTCCCTGGCCATGAAGGCAACAGCCTGTACCTAGACCCTATCTACCAGCATGGGATTGCTCTAATTTGCCAAACATGATCCCCAagactccttttttctttttttttttaatttttaaaatgtttttcttttattttttgagtcagagggaaagagagagcacaagtgggggaagggcagagagagagagggagacacagaatccaaagcaggctccaggctccgaattgtcagcccagagcctgatgcagggctcaaactcacgaaccatgaggtcatgacctgagccaaagtcagacgcttaactgactgagccacccaggcgcccctccaagacTCCTTATAGGGCCTTCTCATAGAGCTGAGATTGGTCTAAAATGCAACGCTTGGCACAGaggaattgtatttttaaaccacgaagattataggggcgcctgggtggctcatttggttaagcagctgactcttgatttgggctcaggtcgtgatcttgcagtttgtgagatcgagccctgcagcgggctctgcgctgacagcttggagcctgcttggagttctttctctgcccctcccctgctcatatgttgttcctctccctctctctccaaataaatatttaaaagataaagagaattttctctctcctctctctctctctccctccctcccttgcttgttctctctcacaaaataagtaaataaacattttttaaaaaggtggggtggcacctgggtggctcagtcagttaagcatctgactcttgatttcggctcaggtcatgatctcacagtttgtgaattcaagccctgcatcgtgctctgtgctgacagtgcggagtctgcttggaattctctgtctcttctcttctctctctctctctctctctctctctctctctccctccctctctctctccttccctccctcccccctgcttgtccatgctctctctctctcaaaataaaataaatatttttaaaaaataaaacatgttcacataaaaacttaaaaaaaaaacaatagagaacaGTCTTCAAGGTAGACTGTTCAGTGAAAAAAAAGCATGATGCAAAACTGTATATTTGTGTTACcattttttgttaaaagaaaaatctctctaCATGGATGTTTGTGCATAGaatctggtgggggggggggaggggactggaAGATAAGCaagagaaagttttttaaaagcatcaaagtaagcagtataggggcacctgggtgactcagttaagcatccgactcttgattttggctcaggtcatgatctctgatttgtaagttttgagtttgagccctacatcaggctctgtgctggtagcgtggagcctgcttgggattccctccctctctctctccctctccctctctttctgcccctccccttctcattctctctctctctctctctctctctctctctctcaaaaataaataaataagcatttaaaaaaaacaaacagtatatGGCTAAACAGGGAACAAGTCCACAAGTGTTTGTAGTCTTTATAAAGGGGAACATACAGAAATAATGTTAGTGCTGTAAGTAGCCCTGAGTGTTCTGGCCTGCTGAAATCAGAGTGTTACTTCTCTCTTGTATATCTACTTAAAATCATTCTCTTGTTCCTTTGGATAATTTTGTCTATAATTCCTTACTGGTAGGAATTGCACATTGATGACTACAGGAATAGCTGTTCCTAGGTGTTCATTctgttgtaatatttatttatttttgagagagagacagacagacagacagagcatgagcaggggaggaacagagagagaaggagacacagaatccgaagcaagctccaggctctgagctgtcagcacagagcccgatgcggggctcgaacccatgaactgggagatcatggcctgagccgaagtcggacggatgcttaaccaactgagccacccaggcgccccctaggtGTTCATTCTGGATAAAGGGTGCTTTGTAGTTGACAAAACCTACACAGTGGTCCTTGTTCCTACAGGTGCACAAACTGGAGCCTGAGGCCTGGAAACACGTGGAAGCCATATATATAGACATTGCAGATCGAAGCCAAGTACTTAGCAAGGTAGGAACTGGTTAGCGATGTGGGCGGCCTTTGAGGTGCAGAAATGACTTCCAAGTGTCAGAGAAACCAGGGAACCGTACCCAACTTGGCTCAAAGGGAAGTTCTGTCTCagctattgtttattttatttttgtaaagtagTGTTAAGAATTCTCCTATCTTGACTTGGGGATTCCACCAGGAAGATAGTGGCCCGGATGTATGTGTCCTGTTTAGCCTCTGGGAATTATCACCGGACAGTGTAGGTGCTGAGGATAATTTGCTCAGCTGAAATGACACTAAGCCTGAAACtagttttcaaattaatgtttccaacccagtaattaaaaaaacatttattgccTGCCTATTGTGTTTGGAAGACTGTGTTCTATGGATTCcggcagaaaaatgaaaagacagatgcCCTCCCCCCAAGAAGTTGGTGGTGGCTTGTCAGAGTAACACACATGGCAGCACATGCCCAGAAAAGGACAGTCACTACTAGACCGTGAACTTGGAGAGAGCCGGGACCAGGTGTGTCCTGCTCAGTGCTGTGCTCCCAGGAAGTATTTGTTTAGGGAAGGAAAGTTGAGTTTCTTCCTCATTCACTACTCTTCCTATTTGACGGGGGATATTGGGATCAGGGCAGAGGAATTTGGCTCTCTGCCCATTGGTGGGAAGTAAGTGTTTGCTCTCCATATCCCAGGGGTATGACACCTCTTTCTTGGAGTCGCTCTCTGTGCTTCGATATTTTGATCTGTATGTCTCCAAAAAGACGGGAAAACCATCCTATGCTTCCTTGCGTAATAGCCTCACTTCCACCCTCAAAAGTTAGTGGatttttcaaaaagctttttattgaagtatagcatACAGCAAAGTTTATATATCCTAAGTGTGTAGCTTAATGGATTTTCTCAAACTGAGCATATCCAGATATTTCTCCAACAGAAATGCTAACAAAGACTATGGCTCTCTGAGGATTTTGTCAACTCTGGTGGTTTTGTGTGCATGGAGATAAGCAGAGGTGGGGAagatatgaataatttatttgtttttatttaagtatagttgacacaaaaggttgatctttttttttttttaaagcacacataattttcattttgggaAATACTTTATGACTCGTGTGTATGCGTGTGATTTGTTTTCTTCGGTATCTTCGTTAAGTAGCTCTTAGAGTGAGTTTGCTTTTCTTAAGCCCCTATTAGTCAGTGCAGAAGAATAGCCACAGATTAAACTTCTGTTATGGTTAATTCACACACAGCATTGACCGCATTATAAATAAGTGAAGTGAGACTAACAATGGTATACAAGAGGATAGGTTCCATACAATGAACGTTTCCagtaatgattttattaaaacaagtCAGTTAAAAACAACAGAACCAGCAGGAGATTGGATGAGATTTCAGGTTCGACAAGCAGTTCTCATCTATGGCCAGGTTTTAGAATCACCTGCagaggcttaaaacaaaaaaaaagaaaatctgcccCTACCTGCAAATATTCTTATTTGCTGGGTTTTTAGGTGCAGCAGCccaaaaatctgtattttgaaaaagcTGTCCATTCGGATGCTTATCCCAGGTTGAATATCTCTGTCTTAAGCTGGAAATATGTGCCTGCTCAGACAGTACTTGACACTTTCATACgcataaaactgaaaacaaactgtgGCAGAGAAAATCACACAGAGCTCTCCTCAGAGGCAAATGTAAACGGTTCTATatcttgtttataaaattttcccATGTTTTCTATACACCAGCAGCTTCAACTGGTATGAAGTGTATTCTGATGGAAAAACCtaatctctgtgtctctccccctcccgccttccctccttctctcccttctgacCCCAACTCCAATTCTACCACTTCTCTCAGGATTACAAGGCGGAGGAAGACCCAGCAAAATTTAAGTCTATCAAAACAGGCCGAGGACCCTTGGGACCCAATTGGAAGGTGCAGTTCACATCCTCACCACCAGGGGGCAGGGCACAGCACGGGCAGACCTCTGCCATTGAGGAGGGGAATGGCTAGGGTGGGCCTAGGGAGAGCCAGAGGTCTGCCCTCTTAGTTACCTGCCTGCCTATCTGTGTGTTTCTAATACAGCAAGAACTTGTAAATCAGAAAGACTGCCCATACATGTGTGCATACAAACTGGTCACTGTCAAGTTTAAGTGGTGGGGCCTGCAGAACAAAGTGGAAAACTTTATACATAAGGTAAGTGACCAGGGTAAGGCCTTTcccgtgggggggtggggggggggttgcccaACAAGATAAGTGACTTTTATCCTCAGGTGGGTGACATCAGAATATTTCGGTTTGATTTCCCAGACCCCACTTCCCCTTTCACTTAACTGTCTTACAGTTGAATGCTGTCTGTCCAGGAGCACCACATGTTACagggaaggaaactgaagcaacaaaaaggaaacaggaaggggTTTTCTATGACTGAGCTTCAAATAAAACTCAGTCTTTCTCTTTGCTTGAAGCCGAAAGGCAAGAGGCCCCATGAGCTAAATTCTCCAGCACCCTCAATTCCTGAACTGGACAGACCTAAGGCGTTTTTATAGCTTTTTCTCTGATGTGTTAGAGCCTCGCTCCTGGGCCACATTTCATAGCTGCTGGCCGGTTTTAACCTGGCCTTAGGCTCCAGAGACAAGAAGGGAAACTTGGCACAGTTTTTGGGGGGCCTTGGCCGAACTGTGAGCACATGCGCTGCCTGTCTTGCCAGCATTTTGGACACAGGGCCTAGGCTGTGGGGGGGCTCCCTCCTACCTGAGACGTTACCTGTTGTCATGTGAGGGCAAAAATCACTGACTTTTGGGACCCGAGGGCTCACCCATGTAAGCCAGCCGGGCACCACTCTTCCCCGCCCACCCCTGGAAAGTGGGGTTGTTGACACGGAGATCGTGGGAGGGGCGCTGCAGCGGTGGCCTCTGCCTTCTGGTTCTAACTTCTAACTAGGTTCCCTCCTCTCTGTAGCAAGAAAGGCGTCTGTTTACAAACTTCCACAGGCAGCTGTTCTGTTGGCTCGATAAGTGGGTTGACCTGACCATGGACGACATCCGAAGGATGGAAGAAGAGACGAAGAGACAGCTGGATGAGGTAAGTGGGTGCCTGGAAGAGACTGGGCCCTCCACCCTGTCGATCCCCGAAGGAGACCGTCATGCGGGGCAGTTCACGAGGGCACCGCCTGCGGCTCTAGGAACGCGTCAGTGTCCACGTGAGTAAGGTCTGGTGCCAGGTGGCATGGAAGGAGAGACAGTGAGCTGAGGCCTTGGCGTACTCGGAGAGACGAATATGGCAGCGTGTGCTGCATGCCAAGTGAGCGCTTGCTGCCGTGGTTCTTTGGaactggaggggtggggggagccgtGCTGGGCTGCGACCTCGAGGGGGCCCCTGGGAGAAGGCAGGCTGGTCGGATCCATGAGTACCACGCACATCCCCCACGGAGGACGGCAGCAGCGCACACACACAGCTAACTACTGAAGAGGGTGGTCTTGAGCTATATTTAGAGTTTGGAGCCTTGGCTCTTTTGGGGGAAGCGGGGGCTTGGCGTGGATCCAAGGAGCCGGAGGCCTACCACTCGTGCCGCCTCATTTGGGGATGCTTCTCTGCGAGGCTCGCTCTGAGGAGATGGTCAGTAAACAACATTCAAGCACTGACTGTGTGTGAGGCACCATTCCAAGGGCTCTTAAATACGCCATCTCCTGAGATCCTCATGATACCGGTGAGGAGACGCCACTGTTGTTGCCACCCTCAGACGAGGCTCCGAGAGTCCAGCTCGTGATACGGGCAGGGTGATACGGGCAGGGTGAGAGCCATAGCTCCGGATCACTTGGCTGCTTTTCCTCCCTTAGATGCCATTTGGGGCCGTCCTGCCCTCTCGGGGCTAAAAATAAGGCAGGAAGCTCTGTTTCATAACTGCCGTCCATTTCTCCCTCCTTGCCCTGGGTGGGTTGGCGTGGAGCCAGATGTCGGGCAGACATTGCTTTGCCCAGCTTCGCCCAGCTCCCCGGTAGTGCCTCCGGCGAGACCCAGGCCTGGGTGCCCATGGTGCTCCCGCCCCACTGAGCTGGTCTTGGGTGCAGACTGGGCCCAGGCGTTCTTCCTTCCCTAGTTCCTGTTGAAGGCAGATGTTCTGGTTATTCATCCAGCTGCATTTAGCAG includes:
- the PITPNA gene encoding phosphatidylinositol transfer protein alpha isoform, which translates into the protein MVLLKEYRVILPVSVDEYQVGQLYSVAEASKNETGGGEGVEVLVNEPYEKDGEKGQYTHKIYHLQSKVPTFVRMLAPEGALNIHEKAWNAYPYCRTVITNEYMKEDFLIKIETWHKPDLGTQENVHKLEPEAWKHVEAIYIDIADRSQVLSKDYKAEEDPAKFKSIKTGRGPLGPNWKQELVNQKDCPYMCAYKLVTVKFKWWGLQNKVENFIHKQERRLFTNFHRQLFCWLDKWVDLTMDDIRRMEEETKRQLDEMRQKDPVKGMTADD